A genomic window from Cyprinus carpio isolate SPL01 chromosome A2, ASM1834038v1, whole genome shotgun sequence includes:
- the LOC122147465 gene encoding relaxin-like has product MKVVLLVVLLVLAAWADSAQAQKALRLCGREFFRAVVYTCGGSRWRRGQTEDPINDYEIEPDVESEMDRARREAYEALPSTCCKVGCRKSDLVLMC; this is encoded by the exons ATGAAGGTGGTGCTGCTGGTGGTGCTGCTGGTGTTGGCCGCGTGGGCAGATTCGGCCCAGGCCCAGAAAGCTCTGAGACTCTGTGGCCGTGAGTTTTTTCGGGCGGTCGTCTACACGTGTGGGGGTTCCAGATGGAGGCGGGGCCAAACGGAGGACCCCATAAATG ATTATGAAATCGAGCCTGATGTGGAGTCAGAAATGGATCGAGCAAGAAGAGAGGCTTACGAAGCGCTGCCCTCCACATGCTGTAAAGTGGGATGTAGAAAAAGTGATCTTGTTCTCATGTGCTGA